The following nucleotide sequence is from Barnesiella viscericola DSM 18177.
ACGAGACCCAACCGTGTATCCAGGTGCGCACCTGGCAGCCCGAGCGTTACAACAACAAAGTACTGGATCGCAACGAACGATTCAGCCTCGACTCCTTCAACATTCACTAATCAAACCTCCACTTCATGAAAAAACTGATTATTCTCATTCTCTTATTCATACCACTTTACAGTCACGCGCAAAAGATGCTCGAGGTAATCGACATAAGCAACACCGCATCGATTGATATTTTTGCCCACGAAGACCGCAAAGAGGCATTGATCCGGTTCGTATGCGACAAATCCATGGAACTGATATTCAAGAGCAACTACGATAGCCCTTACCATAAGGACATTCTCTCGATAACCATCGACACCATAGGAACCGACAAACAATACTCGCTGGTTATTCCTACCGAAGGGAAGGGCACCAGCTACGACGGTCGAATACTGACCATCTACTGCAACGGATTCGACAAATACGAAATGCCCAATTTCAATTTCCCTGCGGGTCTGGCCAAAACCTATCAGGTGTCCGACCCCTATCGGAAGCTGAAAAATCCCTATTTCCAAGCCATAGACAACGCCACCAAACTGTTTGCCTCCGGTAACTATATCCAGGCCAAAACCCAGTTGGCACTGGCCAAACAAACGCCTGAATACAAGCTCTACAACGACTCGGTCGACTATAAGATGGCCGCCGCAGACTCCATCATCAAATGGCGCGACTTGGGCGATGCCGCTTTAAAAGAGATCAACTACATGACTGCGAGCCGATATTTCGACAAAATTTTGAAACTGAATCCGCAAGACGAATATGTACGCGACAAGTACGAGAGTACCTTGATCTCCATGTCGACCGACTGCCAGAACTATTTCATGCTGGCCGAAGATCTGTTTGCCAACAAAGACTATGATCGGGCCCTGACCTATTACCAGAAAATCATCGACCAGGAGTGTATTCTCGCCACACAGGCCCAGGAAAAGATACTCTACATCAAAGACTGGAAAGAATCCCGAAAATCAAAATCCGAGTTCTTCGTGTATGAATACAACCCCACGACCCCCATCGGGTTCTCGGTTGGTACCTGCAACACTCACAAAAGCGGAGGCTTCTTTACCCTGCGTACCAACGTCGATGTGTTTCATGCCATGAAGGGTGTCCCCGACGAGTTGATACACCCCCGAGCCAATGTCGCCTTCGGCTGGGTTATTAAAGTCTACCCGCCGGTTTGGTTCACACTCGGACCCGGATATTCGGGGCACGGTATCTGGAAAACGGTTCTTGACGAAGACAACGAAGAGGAGCACGAATTTGTCTGGGCCAACGCCATATCACCCGAGGTGGGTGTCATCGTAAAATTCTGGCACATCACCCTCAAATACTCGTTCCAATACAACTTCAACCTGGAACCGTCGTACAGCGACATGTTCAAGAAAATGGGACATTACGTCGGTATTGGTGTCTGCTGGTAAAACAGCCCCACTCCTTCATATGATTTGGTTACAAAAAAATAAAAACCGCACCGATAGCTCGGTGCGGTTTTTATATGCCTCGGAAAAGAGATTAAACTCTCTTCTCTTTGATACGGGCTTTTTTACCGGTGAGTGCACGCAGATAGTACAATTTGGCGCGACGCACTTTACCACGACGGTTGATTACGATCTCTTCGATGAACGGCGACTCGATGGGGAAGATTCTTTCTACACCTACGTTGCCCGACATCTTGCGAACCGTAAAACGCTTTTTGTTACCGTGACCCGAGATACGGATAACGTCCCCGCGGAATTGCTGGATACGCTCCTTGTTACCCTCTTTGATACGGTAAGATACGGTAATCGTGTCACCACTGCGAAAATCGGGGTGCTCTTTACCGCATGCGAATGCTTCTTCTGCAATCTTAACTAAATCCATTTTTAATAGCTATTTAAAATGTTTATAATGAAACGTAATGTAACAGGCCACTTTTCCTGCCAGAGATTACGAAAAGCGGTGCAAAGTAACAACTTTTTTGCCACATAGCCAAGAGATACCCGTTTTTTTTACTCGTCAACCGGCTTCCATTGAGGATAAAAAGAATCCGGGACGCAACAAATTTAACGGCCCGTTTGATATATCTTCCCGAAATTTGTAATTTCGTCCAACAGAAATCAAGTAACTCACAAAAAATACCCTGATACTTATGGTAATAAAGAAAATCTTCGGAATCACGGCCATATGCCTCTCGGTCGCCCTGTGCGGACTGGCGCAGGAGGGGCGCGTCGTCATCTTGCACACCAACGACACCCACAGCCAGATAGAACCCTTCGACCCGTCGCACAAAAGCTACGGCGGACTGGGCGGCGTGGTGCGCCGCATGGCCATCATCGACAGCATTCGCAGTGCCGAGCCCAACGTGCTGCTGGTCGATGCGGGCGATGCCATTCAGGGCACGCCCTATTTCAACCTCTTCGGGGGCGATGTCGAATTTAAGGCGATGAACGCCATGGGCTACGATGTGCGCACACTGGGCAACCACGAGTTCGACGCGGGCATGACGAAGCTCGCCGAGCTGGTCAAGCAATCGACGGCCGACTTCATCTCGACCAACTACGACCTGTCGGCCACGCCGCTGGCCGGGTTGGTGAAGCCGTGGGTAATCCGCGAAATAGGCGGCTATCGGGTAGGCTTCCTGGCCCTGAATGTCAACCCCGAGAATCTGATTCCGGCCGAACTGTGCAAAGGGGTGGTATTCCACGACCCCATCGAGGCGGCCAACAAGACGGCCCGACTGCTCAAAGAGAAGGGGGCCGACATCGTGGTGGTTCTCTCGCACCTGGGCTACTCGGCCGAGAATGCCTCCGACACGACCGACCCGCAGGTGGCTGCCGCCAGCAGTGACATCGACCTTATCATCGGCGGACACTCGCACACCGTAATCGACCCCGAGAAAATCGATGCCAACCCCGATTCCGAGTTGCGCTACCGCGTGAAGAACCGGGAGGGCCGCGAGGTGGTCATCGCCCAAACCGGTATGGGCGGAGCCTACCTGGGCTACATCGCCATCGATCCTCACAAAAGTAAATAATCCCATTGCACACGACTTATGAAAACAACACAGAAACATCTCTACACCATATTTGCGGCTGCGCTGCTCACCCTCTCGGCCTGCACCACGGCGCGCACGGAGTTTGACATCACCTCGCGGCTCATACCTGTCGACGCCCATTGGGACCAGACGCCCGAGCCCGAGATGGAGGCGCTTGTAGCCCAATACAAAACGAGTGTCGACAGCATCATGCACATCGTCATCGGCACAGCAAGCCAATACATGGAGGCGGCCCGTCCCGGCTCCCTGCTCACCAACCTGACGGCCGACATCATCAAGAGCGAGGCGGCAAGCACCTTCGGCGAACCGGTCGACCTGGCCATCACCAACATCGGTGGCATACGCAATCCGCTGATGCAGGGCGAGATTACACTCGGCACCGTCTACTCCATCTTCCCCTTCGACAATACGCTCTGCCTCATCAAGTTGAAAGGTAGCGACCTGCGTGCCCTCTTCGACATCATCGCATCGCGGGGCGGCGAGGCTGTCAGCCACGAGGTGCGCATGACCCTGGCCGACGGGAAAGCGACCAACCTCACCATCGACGAGGCTCCCATCGACGACAACCGCATCTACTCGGTGGCCACCATCGACTACGTAGCCAACGGGGGCGACCACATGACGCCGTGTCTGAATGCAACCGAGCGGAAAAACAGCGCCACCTCCCTGCGCGACGCCGTCATCAACTACATCGGAAACGAAACCCGGGCACATCGTGCCATCTCGGCTCTGGACGAGGTGCGCATCGCTCCGGCCAACCCTCAATAACGACACATGAAAAGACTGGCAGTATATACGGCACTTCTCCTCACCCTGTTCGCCCCATCGGGACAGGCGGCCGAACCGACCCTGTTACGGGAGGCCGACCGACAAAAGATGGAACAGTGGACCGACTCGGTATTCAACACTCTCTCGCCCGCAGAGCGCACGGCCCAGCTGTTTGTCATCACCGTACGCAACAGCGACACGCCCCAAAACCGCCAGTCGCTGCGACGCCTCGTGCGGGAGTTGAAGGTGGGCGGACTGCTTTTCGACTCGGGATCGGTACAGGACCAGGCGGCCCTCACCAACTACTGCCAGGCCCTGTCGAAGGTCCCCCTGCTCATGACCCTCGACGGTGAATGGGGGCTGGCCATGCGCCTGACCGACACGCCCAAGTTTCCCTTCAACATGACGCTGGGAGCCGTTCAAGACGACTCGCTTCTTTATGAATACGGGCGGGCCGTAGGCCGACAATGCCGTCGCATGGGCATACAGGTCAACTTTGCCCCGGTGCTCGACATCAACAGCAACCCCGCCAATCCGGTTATCGGCAAACGCTCGTTCGGGCAGGCGCTCGACAACGTCTCGGCCAAGGGCATCGCCTATGCGCGGGGGCTCGAAGCCGAGGGGGTATTGTCGGTGGCCAAACATTTCCCGGGCCACGGCGACACCTCGGAGGATTCGCACAACACGCTGCCGCTCGTGCCTCACAGCAAAGAGCGACTCCTGCGCATGGAGATAGAACCCTTCAAACGCTACGTCGACAGCGGGCTGTCGGGCATCATGGTGGGCCACTTGAATATCCCCGCACTGGACCCTTCGGGCCGGCCGGCCTCGCTCTCGGGCGAAATCGTGCACGACCTGCTGTGCGACTCGCTGGGTTTCGAAGGACTCGTCTTCACCGACGCCCTGAAAATGAAAGGGGCTTCTACCTTCGGCAACACGGCCCTGTTGGCCCTGCTGGCGGGCAACGACATCGTGCTGAACCCCTCGAATCCCGAGGCTCAGCTCAAAGCCATCGCCCAGGCGGTAGCCGATGGCCAACTTTCGCAACAGTTCATCGACGAGAAATGTAAAAAGATACTGCGATACAAGTATGCGCTGGGTCTGGCCTGCCGGAAGGCCATCGACATGGAGCGGCTCGTGGCCGACCTGAACGCGCCCGAATACGAGGCGTTGAACCGCCGGCTCCACAGCGAGGCACTCACCCTGCTGCACAACCGCCACCACACGATACCCGTCACCCTCCTGGACAAGACTCGGATAGCCGTCGTATCGGTGGGGAGCAACTCCCAATCGGTATTCCAGAAGACCACGGCACTCTACACTCCCGAGGCGGGACGCTTCGACGACAGCACCGACCTGTCGCTGCTGCTCGACACCCTGCACCACTACGACCGGGTGATTGTGGCCATACACAGCGACAAGACCCAGTACCGGGCCCGCATCGGGCGCCTCTGCCAAACGGGCAAAGCCATCGCCGTCTGCTTCTTCTCGCCCTACCAGATGAGCCGACTGGGACACGAGTTGGCCCACAACCGCGCCTTGCTGCTGGCCTACGAAGATACACCACTCATGCAGGAGTATGCTGCACAGGCAATCTTCGGCGGCTGTGCCATCGGCGGGAAACTGCCGGTAGACCTGGAAGGAGCCTTTGAACAGGGCGAGGGCATACGCACCGAGAAGTGCCGCCTGGGCTACACCCTGCCCGAGGTCGTGGGCATGGACAGCCGACTGCTCGCGAAGGTCGACTCGATCATTGCCGAGGGTATCGCACAAGAGGCCTTCCCGGGGTGCCAACTGCTGGTGGCCCGCCGGGGCGAGGTGGTGTGGAACAAAGCCTACGGCTATTTCGACTACGAGACCCGTCGCCACCCGGTCGCCACCGACGACCTCTACGACCTGGCTTCGGTCTCGAAAGCTACGGGCACCCTGCCCGCCGTGATGAAGGCCTGCGACGACGGCCGCATTGAACTGGGTCGTCCCATGAGCCACTACTTTGCACCGCTGCGCAAGAGCGACAAGCGGAACCTCACCGTGCGCCAGGCACTGCTCCACGAGACCGGCCTGCGGGCCTCGCTGAACATGGGGTCCGTCCTCATCGACCCTCAAAGTTTCACCCCGCCGCTTTTCAAACGCCGGTCGGACGCTACCTACTCGATACCGGTCGATGCCTGCACCTTTGCCAACCATCACGCTCGGCTGCGCACCGACCTCGTTGCCACGCAACCCTCCGAGAAGTTTCCCATCGAAATTGCCCGCGGAGTATATGGTGCCGCGTCGCTCCCCGACACCCTCATCGCCCGCATCATCGCCACCCCCCTGCGCCGCTCGAAGCGCTACCTGTACAGCTGCCTCAACTTCATTCTCCTGAAAGAGACGGTCGAGAGCGCCACAGGCGAACCGATGGACCAGTATTTGCACAAACACATCTATGCCCCGCTGGGCATGACGACCACGGGATACCGTCCGCTCGACCGGTTTCCCGTCGAACGGATAGCCCCCACCGAGCACGACTACCTCTACCGTCGGCAACTGATTGATGGCTATGTGCACGATGAGACGGCCGCCTTCTTCGGCGGCGTGCAGGGCAACGCCGGGCTCTTCGCCTGTGCCAACGACTTGGCCAAACTCTGCCAGATGTGGCTCAACAATGGTTCGTATGGAGGGGAACAGATTCTGTCGGCCGAGACCGTGCACCGCTTCCTGACCGAGAAGAGTGCCACCAGTCGCCGCGGACTGGGCTTTGACAAGCCCGACACGAAAGATTCCGAGAAGAGCCCCACCGCCCCCGAAGCCTCGGCTGCTACCGTGGGGCATCTGGGATTTACCGGAACCTGCTTCTGGATAGACCCCGAGCAGGAGCTCATCTACATCTTCCTCTGCAACCGCATCTATCCCTCGCGCACGCACAACGCCCTGGCCGAACTCAACGTCCGGCCCGAACTCTTCTCGGCCATCTACCGGGCCATCACCGATTATTCAAAGTAGAACGAAAGCACCACCATGTTGGAGGTGGCCTTTTTCAAGGATTGGGTAAACTTGATATCGGCAGGGTCATTCAAGTCGTTGCGATTGCGATTAATCACATTGGTCAGCCCGAAGCAGAATTTCAGTTCGGGAATCAGTTTGAAATAGGGCAGATAAAGGTCACACCCGAAACCGATAGTCAGGTAACCGTCAAAGGTATTCAGTTTGAGCAGGTCGTTCCGCTTCTTCGACACGTCGGCCGTAGCCATCACACCGCCTATCAGATAGGGGCGATAGTTGTTGCAGCGCTCGGCGCTGAACTTCAACTCGACGGGCAGCACGATATAGTTCGATTTCAGGTCCTGAGTCCGGTACTCCTGCGTATTCGACTCCCGGTACTTCACCACCTTGTTGCCAAAGAAGATACCCGGCGACACCCGCAAGTTGAGGTATTGGCACAGGTAGAGGTCGGCCATGAGATTCACGTTGAAGCCCGGCGAAAAATCGGGAATATCCATGTACCAGCTTTCGCCACTCTCGGTGACGAACCCCGAGTGGACGAAGGTCATGTCCTGCACATGGGTACCGATGGAGAAACCCAGGTGCAACAGCTTGTAGTCGGCATAAGGCAGATTCTGCACCTTGCGGGGCTGCGCCCACACCGTGCCGCCTACCAGCGACAGGAGCACAACCACCCCGGCACACCACCGCGCGGCCGATATTCTGCACAAGAATATCCGCTGCCACAGAGAATTGCTATGTAGCCTTCGGTTCATCATCGAGTAACTATCT
It contains:
- a CDS encoding tetratricopeptide repeat protein — translated: MKKLIILILLFIPLYSHAQKMLEVIDISNTASIDIFAHEDRKEALIRFVCDKSMELIFKSNYDSPYHKDILSITIDTIGTDKQYSLVIPTEGKGTSYDGRILTIYCNGFDKYEMPNFNFPAGLAKTYQVSDPYRKLKNPYFQAIDNATKLFASGNYIQAKTQLALAKQTPEYKLYNDSVDYKMAAADSIIKWRDLGDAALKEINYMTASRYFDKILKLNPQDEYVRDKYESTLISMSTDCQNYFMLAEDLFANKDYDRALTYYQKIIDQECILATQAQEKILYIKDWKESRKSKSEFFVYEYNPTTPIGFSVGTCNTHKSGGFFTLRTNVDVFHAMKGVPDELIHPRANVAFGWVIKVYPPVWFTLGPGYSGHGIWKTVLDEDNEEEHEFVWANAISPEVGVIVKFWHITLKYSFQYNFNLEPSYSDMFKKMGHYVGIGVCW
- the rplS gene encoding 50S ribosomal protein L19, which gives rise to MDLVKIAEEAFACGKEHPDFRSGDTITVSYRIKEGNKERIQQFRGDVIRISGHGNKKRFTVRKMSGNVGVERIFPIESPFIEEIVINRRGKVRRAKLYYLRALTGKKARIKEKRV
- a CDS encoding bifunctional metallophosphatase/5'-nucleotidase, whose product is MVIKKIFGITAICLSVALCGLAQEGRVVILHTNDTHSQIEPFDPSHKSYGGLGGVVRRMAIIDSIRSAEPNVLLVDAGDAIQGTPYFNLFGGDVEFKAMNAMGYDVRTLGNHEFDAGMTKLAELVKQSTADFISTNYDLSATPLAGLVKPWVIREIGGYRVGFLALNVNPENLIPAELCKGVVFHDPIEAANKTARLLKEKGADIVVVLSHLGYSAENASDTTDPQVAAASSDIDLIIGGHSHTVIDPEKIDANPDSELRYRVKNREGREVVIAQTGMGGAYLGYIAIDPHKSK
- a CDS encoding 5'-nucleotidase C-terminal domain-containing protein codes for the protein MKTTQKHLYTIFAAALLTLSACTTARTEFDITSRLIPVDAHWDQTPEPEMEALVAQYKTSVDSIMHIVIGTASQYMEAARPGSLLTNLTADIIKSEAASTFGEPVDLAITNIGGIRNPLMQGEITLGTVYSIFPFDNTLCLIKLKGSDLRALFDIIASRGGEAVSHEVRMTLADGKATNLTIDEAPIDDNRIYSVATIDYVANGGDHMTPCLNATERKNSATSLRDAVINYIGNETRAHRAISALDEVRIAPANPQ
- a CDS encoding glycoside hydrolase family 3 N-terminal domain-containing protein codes for the protein MKRLAVYTALLLTLFAPSGQAAEPTLLREADRQKMEQWTDSVFNTLSPAERTAQLFVITVRNSDTPQNRQSLRRLVRELKVGGLLFDSGSVQDQAALTNYCQALSKVPLLMTLDGEWGLAMRLTDTPKFPFNMTLGAVQDDSLLYEYGRAVGRQCRRMGIQVNFAPVLDINSNPANPVIGKRSFGQALDNVSAKGIAYARGLEAEGVLSVAKHFPGHGDTSEDSHNTLPLVPHSKERLLRMEIEPFKRYVDSGLSGIMVGHLNIPALDPSGRPASLSGEIVHDLLCDSLGFEGLVFTDALKMKGASTFGNTALLALLAGNDIVLNPSNPEAQLKAIAQAVADGQLSQQFIDEKCKKILRYKYALGLACRKAIDMERLVADLNAPEYEALNRRLHSEALTLLHNRHHTIPVTLLDKTRIAVVSVGSNSQSVFQKTTALYTPEAGRFDDSTDLSLLLDTLHHYDRVIVAIHSDKTQYRARIGRLCQTGKAIAVCFFSPYQMSRLGHELAHNRALLLAYEDTPLMQEYAAQAIFGGCAIGGKLPVDLEGAFEQGEGIRTEKCRLGYTLPEVVGMDSRLLAKVDSIIAEGIAQEAFPGCQLLVARRGEVVWNKAYGYFDYETRRHPVATDDLYDLASVSKATGTLPAVMKACDDGRIELGRPMSHYFAPLRKSDKRNLTVRQALLHETGLRASLNMGSVLIDPQSFTPPLFKRRSDATYSIPVDACTFANHHARLRTDLVATQPSEKFPIEIARGVYGAASLPDTLIARIIATPLRRSKRYLYSCLNFILLKETVESATGEPMDQYLHKHIYAPLGMTTTGYRPLDRFPVERIAPTEHDYLYRRQLIDGYVHDETAAFFGGVQGNAGLFACANDLAKLCQMWLNNGSYGGEQILSAETVHRFLTEKSATSRRGLGFDKPDTKDSEKSPTAPEASAATVGHLGFTGTCFWIDPEQELIYIFLCNRIYPSRTHNALAELNVRPELFSAIYRAITDYSK
- the porT gene encoding type IX secretion/gliding motility protein PorT/SprT; translation: MMNRRLHSNSLWQRIFLCRISAARWCAGVVVLLSLVGGTVWAQPRKVQNLPYADYKLLHLGFSIGTHVQDMTFVHSGFVTESGESWYMDIPDFSPGFNVNLMADLYLCQYLNLRVSPGIFFGNKVVKYRESNTQEYRTQDLKSNYIVLPVELKFSAERCNNYRPYLIGGVMATADVSKKRNDLLKLNTFDGYLTIGFGCDLYLPYFKLIPELKFCFGLTNVINRNRNDLNDPADIKFTQSLKKATSNMVVLSFYFE